In the genome of Myxococcus stipitatus, one region contains:
- a CDS encoding serine/threonine-protein kinase: MTIETYGRYQLLKRLAMGGMAQLYLARQPGPEGFEKLVVVKRILPHLAENDDFVKMFLDEARIAARLNHANVVQIFDLGAQDDSFFIAMEYIHGEDMRRVWKQSEAMAQPVPVPLVCRILIEACAGLDYAHKRTDPTTGKPLGIVHRDVSPQNILVTFEGGVKVVDFGIAKAADQATVTRSGVLKGKYSYMSPEQAAGQRVDCRADIFALGVVLYELLTSTRLFKRGSDIQTLAAVAECKVAPPSQVSSRVPQDLDAIVLKALAKDPADRYQEAVHLQLALEEWLSERRLPSSTAHVSAYMKEIYAERLASEARSGELLSEDSSDSASGSSRQEAGSRRTGLRPALPRSSGSSEGETAALRPRGTGKTGRIELSSPGARLSGQRKAVEPVAPDKTSRSGMGAVPAPPRVEEDAPTVDGRAASRATLTDVKAATEPKPAEVRAPTRPVPVFHPVEEDAPTLAMPELAGPLPKPSRVALPLPQVDDDMEEEDAPTLSLGMSRPGRKKPGVARPAEPPPAASRLGWWIPAVGLGVVVLVLLWAWLKPEPVVLAPARVETVPSGARVVFDGQEMSARTPLTLPEMPEGRYSLVLYREGYQEMRTELEIKNSGPVPLGVLRLVPVVQRAPAPEASASEAPQAPPPPTETAPAAKVRLRVDAEPSRAVVIVDGQQRGAAPVVLEVAPGGALAVRVEAEKYRPGERTVTVGSGPEQVERFTLQPEEQRAPPTVRAPRPEARVESRTAKVRFAVRPWAEVTCGGKKLGETPFEEVELRLGTYDCKFFNPDLKKTVSRRIEVKPIELNVVSVKLE, from the coding sequence GTGACCATTGAAACGTATGGCAGGTACCAGCTCCTGAAGCGGCTCGCCATGGGCGGGATGGCGCAGTTGTACCTCGCGCGCCAGCCGGGCCCGGAGGGCTTCGAGAAGCTGGTGGTGGTGAAGCGAATCCTCCCGCACCTCGCGGAGAACGACGACTTCGTCAAGATGTTCCTGGACGAGGCGCGCATCGCGGCGCGGCTCAACCACGCCAACGTCGTGCAGATCTTCGACCTGGGCGCGCAGGACGACTCGTTCTTCATCGCCATGGAATACATCCACGGCGAGGACATGCGCCGGGTGTGGAAGCAGTCGGAGGCCATGGCGCAGCCGGTGCCGGTGCCGCTGGTGTGCCGCATCCTCATCGAGGCCTGCGCGGGCCTGGACTACGCGCACAAGCGCACGGACCCGACGACGGGAAAGCCCCTGGGCATCGTCCACCGCGACGTGTCCCCGCAGAACATCCTCGTGACGTTCGAGGGTGGGGTGAAGGTGGTGGACTTCGGTATCGCCAAGGCGGCGGACCAGGCCACGGTGACGCGCTCCGGAGTGCTGAAGGGCAAGTACTCGTACATGTCGCCGGAGCAGGCGGCGGGGCAGCGGGTGGATTGCCGCGCGGACATCTTCGCGCTGGGCGTGGTGCTGTACGAGCTGCTGACCAGCACGCGGCTGTTCAAGCGGGGCAGCGACATCCAGACGCTCGCGGCGGTGGCCGAGTGCAAGGTGGCTCCGCCGTCGCAGGTGTCCTCGCGGGTGCCGCAGGACCTGGACGCCATCGTGCTCAAGGCGTTGGCGAAGGACCCGGCGGACCGCTACCAGGAGGCCGTGCACCTCCAGCTCGCGTTGGAGGAGTGGCTGAGCGAGCGCAGGCTGCCGTCGTCCACGGCGCATGTCTCCGCGTACATGAAGGAGATCTACGCGGAGCGCCTGGCGTCGGAGGCCCGCTCGGGCGAGCTGCTCTCGGAGGACTCCTCCGACTCCGCGTCCGGTTCGAGCCGGCAGGAGGCGGGCTCACGGCGCACCGGGCTTCGGCCCGCGCTGCCGCGCTCCAGCGGCTCGTCGGAGGGGGAGACGGCGGCGCTGCGTCCGCGAGGCACGGGCAAGACGGGGCGCATCGAGCTGTCGTCGCCGGGGGCCCGGCTGTCGGGGCAGCGCAAGGCGGTGGAGCCGGTTGCGCCGGACAAGACGTCCCGCTCGGGGATGGGCGCGGTGCCGGCGCCGCCTCGGGTGGAGGAGGACGCGCCGACGGTGGATGGGCGCGCCGCTTCGCGCGCGACGCTGACGGACGTGAAGGCCGCGACCGAGCCGAAGCCAGCGGAGGTCCGCGCTCCGACGCGGCCGGTGCCCGTGTTCCACCCCGTGGAAGAGGACGCGCCGACGCTCGCGATGCCGGAGCTGGCGGGGCCGCTGCCCAAGCCGTCGCGGGTGGCGCTGCCGCTGCCCCAGGTGGACGACGACATGGAGGAGGAGGACGCGCCCACGCTGTCGCTGGGCATGTCCCGTCCCGGCCGCAAGAAGCCGGGCGTCGCGCGCCCCGCGGAGCCGCCTCCGGCCGCGTCTCGACTGGGGTGGTGGATTCCCGCCGTGGGCCTGGGCGTCGTCGTGCTGGTGCTGCTGTGGGCTTGGCTGAAGCCGGAGCCCGTGGTGCTGGCCCCGGCGCGGGTGGAGACCGTGCCGTCGGGAGCGCGCGTGGTGTTCGACGGGCAGGAGATGTCGGCGCGCACGCCGCTGACGCTGCCGGAGATGCCCGAGGGCCGCTACTCGCTCGTGCTGTACCGCGAGGGCTACCAGGAGATGCGGACGGAGCTGGAGATCAAGAACTCCGGTCCGGTGCCGCTCGGCGTGTTGAGGTTGGTGCCGGTGGTACAGCGGGCGCCAGCGCCGGAGGCCTCGGCCTCGGAGGCGCCCCAGGCTCCGCCGCCGCCCACGGAGACCGCGCCCGCGGCGAAGGTGCGGCTGCGGGTGGACGCGGAGCCGTCCCGGGCGGTGGTCATCGTGGACGGTCAGCAGCGCGGCGCGGCGCCGGTGGTGCTGGAGGTCGCGCCGGGGGGGGCGCTGGCGGTCCGGGTGGAGGCGGAGAAGTACCGGCCGGGCGAGCGCACGGTGACGGTGGGCTCGGGACCGGAGCAGGTGGAGCGCTTCACGCTGCAGCCCGAGGAGCAGCGGGCGCCGCCGACCGTGCGAGCGCCCAGGCCGGAAGCCCGGGTGGAGTCACGCACGGCGAAGGTGCGCTTCGCGGTGCGCCCCTGGGCTGAAGTCACGTGTGGAGGCAAGAAGCTGGGGGAAACGCCTTTCGAGGAAGTCGAGCTGCGCCTGGGCACCTATGACTGCAAGTTCTTCAATCCGGACCTCAAGAAGACGGTCAGTCGACGTATCGAGGTAAAGCCCATCGAGCTCAACGTGGTGAGCGTGAAGCTGGAATAA
- a CDS encoding choice-of-anchor D domain-containing protein, producing the protein MTWRRSLWAFAVFGLVFGCADRERSTLADGRLTATPGGMDFQRVALHDARETEISLRNVGRARINVSEVWVEGPEGAYLATFTDEGPHSLVPGSARSLRVRYTPTDEGGQDAVLVVRSDAQIEPLLRVPLSGKGVAAWARVSPGALDFGRIEADSTKTLTLTLDNPTELPVEVMPRVLGADRDEFEVSPMSVAPRSRAELALTFRPTRVGRKQVALAVSPCRGCADMSVKLSAESLEQAVVAEPPVVDFAAVPVDRDDIRESRIRNVSTEPVTVTGLTLDGTDASFSQAQPLVAFPLVLQPGEVRGVQFRYSPGHMGPAEDLARYHVASRRHPTTDVMLRGFGGAAELCVSPVAHDFGLQPLGSKSRVMVNVKNCGATNAGTLTIQSLEWRTDPTGPLQFNHAPLATPYTLQPGQEVNIPVFYEPTRAGRATGVLVMITNAYATGTVDLTFRGEALAHAPCELAITPAVVDFGTVIPGRGAVLGVKLENKGRDICPVKNVQLRDNGGGVFSLPGGGLFGVTLYPGDWFSFQVAFNAPILGGSFTGEAQVEQMNPANPLLVVPLVAQSEMSCLMASPWYVDWGVARRDCPPEPREVNYLNACSRPVSVSRVWVGPGTTDGEFSVGGVPAPQPFTLQPGEAFTVDVEYTAQVYGMNLSPLFVNASDLTAPLLVPLIGESSKRMEKTDTFTQQDVSKVDVLFVVDNTASMVEEHPRLVAAVPSFVDTALAKQVDLHVAVTTTGIGPVVGTCPGGADGGEAGRFFPVDNSQPRILTHAMADLTEALQRNVQVGQCAHVEQGFEAMRRALSPPLVNNADDPRTPMPRDGNLRFLRDSAALVVVFIGDEDDHSPDGVDTYVQWAQQLKGQNQPQRATFYAIAPTAAACGTAGGAGTRYAEATVRTGGEVMNVCAANYGPLLTAVANKAFSAQDRFPLSDAPEPGTVTVTVNGQPAVGWRYDAPTNSVIFTAVPAPGAKVAITYRRSCAAR; encoded by the coding sequence ATGACGTGGCGCAGGAGCTTGTGGGCCTTCGCGGTGTTCGGGCTGGTGTTCGGCTGTGCGGACCGTGAGCGCTCGACGCTGGCGGACGGGCGGCTGACGGCGACCCCCGGAGGGATGGACTTCCAGAGAGTCGCCCTCCACGACGCGCGAGAGACGGAGATTTCGCTGCGCAACGTGGGGCGCGCGCGCATCAACGTGAGCGAAGTCTGGGTAGAGGGCCCCGAGGGGGCCTACCTGGCGACCTTCACGGACGAGGGGCCCCACAGCCTGGTGCCTGGCAGTGCCCGCTCGCTTCGCGTGCGCTACACGCCGACGGACGAAGGCGGCCAGGACGCGGTGCTGGTGGTGCGCTCGGATGCGCAGATAGAGCCCCTCCTGCGCGTGCCGCTGTCCGGCAAGGGCGTGGCCGCGTGGGCGCGGGTGTCCCCTGGCGCGCTGGACTTCGGGCGCATCGAGGCGGACTCCACGAAGACACTCACATTGACGTTGGACAATCCGACGGAGCTGCCCGTGGAGGTGATGCCTCGGGTGCTGGGCGCGGACCGCGACGAGTTCGAGGTGTCCCCCATGTCGGTGGCGCCGCGAAGCCGCGCGGAGCTGGCGCTGACGTTCCGGCCGACGCGGGTGGGGCGCAAGCAGGTGGCGCTGGCGGTGTCGCCGTGCCGGGGCTGCGCGGACATGTCCGTGAAGCTGTCGGCCGAGTCGCTCGAGCAGGCGGTGGTGGCGGAGCCTCCCGTGGTGGACTTCGCGGCGGTCCCCGTGGACCGGGACGACATCCGGGAGTCGCGCATCCGCAACGTCAGCACGGAGCCGGTGACGGTGACGGGGCTGACGCTGGATGGCACCGATGCGTCCTTCTCGCAGGCGCAGCCGCTGGTGGCCTTCCCCCTGGTGCTCCAGCCGGGCGAGGTGCGCGGCGTGCAGTTCCGCTACAGCCCGGGGCACATGGGGCCCGCGGAGGACCTGGCCCGCTACCACGTGGCGAGCCGGCGTCACCCCACCACGGATGTGATGCTGCGCGGCTTCGGTGGCGCGGCGGAGCTGTGTGTGTCGCCGGTGGCGCACGACTTCGGCCTGCAGCCGCTGGGCTCCAAGTCGCGGGTCATGGTCAACGTGAAGAACTGCGGCGCCACGAACGCGGGCACGCTGACCATCCAGTCGTTGGAGTGGCGGACGGACCCGACAGGGCCGCTCCAGTTCAACCACGCGCCGCTGGCCACGCCGTACACGCTGCAGCCGGGGCAGGAGGTCAACATCCCGGTCTTCTACGAGCCCACGCGCGCGGGCCGGGCGACGGGGGTGCTGGTGATGATCACCAACGCCTACGCCACGGGCACGGTGGACCTCACCTTCCGGGGCGAGGCACTGGCGCACGCGCCCTGTGAGCTGGCCATCACCCCGGCCGTGGTGGACTTCGGCACCGTGATTCCGGGCCGAGGCGCGGTGCTGGGGGTGAAGCTGGAGAACAAGGGACGGGACATCTGCCCGGTGAAGAACGTCCAGCTCCGCGACAACGGTGGGGGGGTCTTCAGCCTGCCCGGGGGGGGCCTCTTCGGCGTCACCCTCTACCCGGGGGATTGGTTCAGCTTCCAGGTGGCCTTCAACGCGCCGATTCTCGGCGGCTCCTTCACGGGCGAGGCCCAGGTGGAGCAGATGAACCCGGCGAACCCGCTCCTGGTGGTGCCGCTCGTCGCGCAGTCGGAGATGTCCTGCCTGATGGCGTCACCCTGGTACGTGGACTGGGGAGTGGCGCGGCGCGACTGTCCGCCCGAGCCCCGCGAGGTGAACTACCTCAACGCGTGCTCCAGGCCCGTGTCCGTGTCCAGGGTGTGGGTGGGCCCGGGCACCACGGACGGCGAGTTCTCCGTGGGCGGCGTGCCCGCGCCCCAGCCCTTCACGCTCCAGCCGGGCGAGGCCTTCACGGTGGACGTGGAGTACACCGCGCAGGTGTACGGGATGAACCTGTCGCCGCTGTTCGTGAACGCGAGCGACCTCACAGCGCCGTTGCTGGTGCCACTCATTGGCGAATCCTCCAAGCGGATGGAGAAGACGGACACCTTCACCCAGCAGGACGTGAGCAAGGTGGACGTCCTGTTCGTCGTGGACAACACGGCGTCCATGGTGGAGGAGCACCCCCGCCTGGTGGCCGCGGTGCCGTCGTTCGTGGACACGGCGCTCGCCAAGCAGGTGGACCTGCACGTGGCCGTCACGACGACGGGCATCGGCCCCGTGGTGGGGACATGTCCGGGTGGCGCGGACGGAGGCGAGGCGGGCCGCTTCTTCCCCGTGGACAACTCCCAACCGCGCATCCTCACGCACGCGATGGCCGACCTGACGGAGGCGCTCCAGCGGAACGTGCAGGTGGGGCAGTGCGCCCACGTGGAGCAGGGCTTCGAGGCCATGCGGCGCGCGCTGTCTCCGCCCCTGGTGAACAACGCGGATGACCCGCGCACGCCGATGCCTCGCGACGGCAACCTGAGGTTCCTGCGGGACTCGGCGGCGCTGGTCGTCGTCTTCATCGGCGACGAGGACGACCACTCGCCCGACGGCGTGGACACCTACGTGCAGTGGGCGCAGCAGCTCAAGGGGCAGAACCAACCGCAGCGCGCCACGTTCTACGCCATCGCTCCCACGGCGGCGGCGTGTGGCACGGCGGGTGGGGCGGGCACGCGCTACGCGGAGGCCACGGTGCGCACGGGCGGCGAGGTGATGAACGTGTGCGCGGCCAACTACGGCCCGCTGCTGACGGCGGTGGCCAACAAGGCCTTCTCCGCGCAGGACCGCTTCCCGCTGAGCGATGCGCCGGAGCCGGGCACGGTGACGGTGACGGTGAACGGCCAGCCGGCCGTGGGGTGGCGCTACGACGCGCCCACCAACTCCGTCATCTTCACGGCGGTCCCCGCACCGGGGGCCAAGGTGGCCATCACCTACCGGCGCTCCTGCGCCGCCCGGTGA
- the pssA gene encoding CDP-diacylglycerol--serine O-phosphatidyltransferase codes for MTTEQPRARRPRRHFSMIRTFVLADFVTLGNGFAGTGAILSAMQYLATGREVWLWVAFGLMPLALVMDFLDGRIARWRFKKSPLGADLDSLADVISFGMAPAALAFAVGMRGALDVAVLLYFVACGISRLARFNVTSAELSDASGKVKYFEGTPIPTSLGLVLVLAVATWQGRIGESMWGGAWELGPLVLHPLVLLYAASGSAMISKTLRIPKI; via the coding sequence ATGACGACCGAGCAGCCGCGTGCCCGTCGCCCGCGCCGCCACTTCTCGATGATTCGCACCTTCGTGCTCGCCGACTTCGTGACGCTGGGCAACGGCTTCGCGGGGACGGGGGCCATCCTCTCCGCGATGCAGTACCTGGCCACCGGGCGGGAGGTGTGGCTGTGGGTCGCCTTCGGGCTGATGCCGTTGGCGTTGGTGATGGACTTCCTGGACGGACGCATCGCCCGCTGGCGGTTCAAGAAGTCGCCCCTGGGGGCGGACCTGGACTCACTGGCGGACGTCATCTCCTTCGGCATGGCGCCCGCGGCGCTGGCCTTCGCGGTGGGGATGCGGGGGGCGCTGGACGTGGCGGTGCTCCTCTATTTCGTCGCCTGCGGCATCAGCCGGCTGGCGCGCTTCAACGTCACGTCCGCGGAGCTGTCGGACGCGTCGGGGAAGGTGAAGTACTTCGAGGGCACGCCCATCCCCACCAGCCTGGGGCTGGTGCTGGTGCTGGCGGTGGCCACCTGGCAGGGTCGGATTGGCGAGTCGATGTGGGGGGGGGCCTGGGAGTTGGGGCCGCTGGTGTTGCATCCGCTGGTGCTGCTGTACGCGGCCAGCGGCAGCGCGATGATCAGCAAGACGCTGCGCATCCCCAAGATTTGA
- a CDS encoding serine/threonine protein kinase, which produces MTLVAGMQIGKYVVRRKLAEGGMAEIYLCTAQGAAGFEKEVVIKRVRSFLASDPEFVGMFIAEARLVSRLNHANVVQIFDFDQHEDSYYLAMEYVRGCSLWELRRRCKEMMDPVPPMLVAHIGAEVARGLHYAHRLKVDGHPLDLVHRDVTPQNVLLSHDGAVKLTDFGIAKAGKKLTQPGVLKGKFAYMSPEQARGEDVDSRTDLFALGVVLWELLTGGRLFDGESELAVLRAVQHSVIPPPARLNPAVPEALDAVVMRALERDPAARFQTAGEMERALAQCVLEHATSVDDTDLAAFMRRLFPVSPTQALPAIQERTHVLGNAPAPEGQDSALPPSLREPTAVLKPGRTQAPASPDEDVDADTFVLPRRGEEVEGLVGRVPVATPRMPLPAMPSSPVGRANASLAEPGSTAWPEGGGLEDSMRAPARTQSRPGGVPAVPEPALVDEAARQVEPTKVGRTKSQSKRPVEPSPESVVRDPAEAALSSEEGAPSPSSEEAGKVSVWSNPWAKGLTAGLCLSLAAAAVVVYRFDSGPKPLPPSRTSVGTPSSPEPVAPTAVARGAGGGNVQDTTVPAVKPPEQGTASAQDPADSEAEVEGLKREAVLATPPKSAEEGASQQPARQAAANPTGLLVVKATPYATVFLDGRRLGEVSGRASFKVAPGTYKLLFNHPAGDKRFDVTITEGTTVTREFRPPRSR; this is translated from the coding sequence GTGACGCTCGTTGCCGGCATGCAGATCGGCAAGTACGTCGTCCGCCGCAAGCTCGCGGAGGGCGGGATGGCGGAGATCTATCTCTGCACCGCCCAGGGCGCCGCGGGCTTCGAGAAGGAGGTCGTCATCAAGCGGGTGCGCTCCTTCCTCGCGAGCGACCCGGAGTTCGTGGGGATGTTCATCGCGGAGGCGCGGCTCGTCTCGCGGCTCAACCACGCGAACGTGGTGCAGATCTTCGACTTCGACCAGCACGAGGACTCGTACTACCTGGCGATGGAGTACGTGCGCGGCTGCTCGCTGTGGGAGCTGCGCCGGCGCTGCAAGGAGATGATGGACCCGGTGCCGCCGATGTTGGTGGCGCACATCGGCGCGGAGGTCGCGCGGGGGCTGCACTACGCGCACCGGCTGAAGGTGGACGGGCATCCGCTGGACCTGGTGCACCGCGACGTCACGCCGCAGAACGTGCTGCTGTCGCATGACGGCGCGGTGAAGCTGACGGACTTCGGCATCGCGAAGGCGGGCAAGAAGCTCACGCAGCCCGGCGTGCTGAAGGGCAAGTTCGCGTACATGTCCCCGGAGCAGGCGCGGGGCGAGGACGTGGACTCGCGCACGGACCTCTTCGCGCTGGGCGTGGTGCTGTGGGAGCTCCTGACGGGCGGGCGGCTGTTCGACGGTGAGTCGGAGCTGGCGGTGCTGCGCGCGGTGCAGCACAGCGTGATTCCGCCCCCGGCCCGCCTCAACCCGGCGGTGCCCGAGGCGCTGGACGCGGTCGTGATGCGCGCCCTGGAGCGAGACCCCGCGGCCCGCTTCCAGACGGCGGGCGAGATGGAGCGTGCCCTGGCGCAGTGTGTGCTGGAGCACGCGACGTCCGTGGACGACACGGACCTGGCCGCGTTCATGCGGCGGCTGTTCCCCGTCAGCCCGACGCAGGCGCTGCCCGCGATTCAGGAGCGCACGCACGTGCTCGGGAATGCGCCCGCGCCCGAGGGCCAGGACAGCGCGCTGCCTCCGTCGCTCAGGGAGCCCACGGCGGTGCTGAAGCCCGGGCGGACGCAGGCGCCCGCGTCGCCGGACGAGGACGTGGACGCGGACACCTTCGTGCTGCCGCGCCGGGGCGAGGAGGTGGAGGGACTGGTGGGGCGGGTGCCCGTGGCGACGCCTCGGATGCCGCTGCCCGCGATGCCGTCATCTCCCGTGGGCCGCGCGAATGCGTCCCTCGCGGAGCCTGGGTCCACGGCGTGGCCGGAGGGTGGGGGGCTCGAGGACTCGATGCGAGCCCCGGCCCGGACCCAGAGCCGGCCCGGGGGTGTCCCGGCCGTGCCCGAGCCCGCGCTCGTGGACGAGGCCGCGCGGCAGGTCGAGCCGACGAAGGTCGGGCGCACCAAGAGCCAGTCGAAACGCCCGGTCGAGCCGTCGCCCGAGTCGGTGGTGCGAGACCCCGCGGAGGCCGCACTCTCGTCGGAGGAGGGCGCTCCTTCCCCCTCGTCGGAGGAGGCCGGGAAGGTCTCGGTCTGGAGCAACCCCTGGGCGAAGGGGCTGACCGCGGGCCTGTGCCTGTCGCTCGCCGCCGCGGCCGTCGTCGTGTACCGCTTCGACTCGGGGCCCAAGCCGCTCCCCCCGTCTCGGACCTCGGTGGGGACGCCTTCGTCTCCGGAGCCCGTCGCTCCGACCGCTGTCGCGCGGGGCGCAGGCGGCGGCAATGTCCAGGACACGACAGTTCCCGCCGTGAAGCCACCGGAGCAGGGGACGGCCTCCGCGCAGGACCCCGCCGACTCCGAGGCCGAGGTGGAGGGGCTCAAGCGTGAGGCCGTGCTCGCCACGCCTCCGAAGTCCGCCGAGGAGGGCGCCTCGCAGCAGCCCGCGCGCCAGGCCGCCGCCAATCCCACCGGGCTGCTGGTGGTGAAGGCCACGCCCTACGCGACGGTCTTCCTCGATGGTCGTCGCCTCGGAGAGGTCTCCGGCCGGGCCTCTTTCAAGGTCGCCCCCGGCACCTACAAGCTGCTCTTCAACCACCCCGCGGGCGACAAGCGCTTCGACGTCACCATCACCGAAGGCACCACGGTGACGCGCGAGTTCCGCCCGCCCCGAAGCCGCTGA